The genomic DNA CCGCCCAGATGTTCGACCTGGTGGCCGACGTGGAGAAGTACCCCGAGTTCATGCCGTGGTGCGGCGGCGCCGAGGTGCAGACGCGCGACGAGCACGGCATGCAGGCGTCCATCCTGATCAGCTTCGCGGGCATGAAGCAGCGCTTCACCACGCGCAACCGGCACGTCTACCCCGACCGCATCGACCTGGAACTGGTCGACGGGCCTTTTTCCAGCCTGGTGGGGCACTGGGAGTTCCAGCCGCTGGCCGAGGACGCCTGCAAGGTGCTGTTCACCATGGAATACGCGTTCTCCAACCGGGCGCTGGAAATGGTGGTGGGGCCGGTGTTCAACCGCATCGCCACCAGTTTCATCGATTCCTTCACCAAGCGCGCGCAGGCCAAGTATGGGGAATGAGGCGTGCGCGGACGGGCGGATCGCGGTGTCGGTCTGCTATGCCTTGCCAGCCCAGGTCTGGCTGCGCGAACTGCGCTTGCCGGCGGGCGCGACGGTGGCCGACGCCCTGCGCGAGAGCGGCTTTGCCCAGGCCTTCCCGGTGGTCCAGCCGTGGGAGCGGGGCGTGGGCGTGTTCGGCCGCGTGGTCGAGGCCGGCACGCCGCTGCGTGACGGCGACCGGGTCGAGATCTATCGCGGGCTGAGCTTCGATCCCAAGGAATCGCGGCGCCGCCGCGCCGAGCACCGCCGCGCCAGGACCGCCCGCAACGGGCGAGTGCGCCCGGCCGGGCTGCTGTAGCCAGCGCGACGGGGCGGCCGTGCCCGGCGGCGGCAGGTCGACGCCGCCACATTGTCATCAATAGGACAAATCGCGCCGGCGCTTCCGGCGTAAGATTGACTGCGCCGCACACTTACGTTTACGTCAACGTCATGTCAAAATGGCCTGGCTGGCGTTCACGAGACGGCAGCAACGCCAACAGACAATACCGATTACATCAGGAGACAGGCTGTGGACTTGGAACTGACCGACGAGCAGCGCGCGTTCGCGCAGGCCGCGCGCGACTATGCCGAAGGCGAACTGGCGCCGCACGCGGCGCACTGGGACGCCGAGGGCATCTTCCCCAAGGAGGCGTTCGCGCGCGCCGGCGAGATGGGCTTCTGCGCCATCTACGCCAGCGAGGACATCGGCGGCCTGGGGCTGCCGCGCCTGGACGCCACCCTGGTGTTCGAGGAAATGGCCGCCGTCGACCCGTCGACCACCGCGTTCCTGACGATCCACAACATGGCCACCTGGATGGTCGGCAAGTGGGGCCAGCCGGCCCTGCGCGAGGCCTGGGGGCCGCTGCTGGCCAGCGGCCAGAAGCTGGCCTCGTACTGCCTGACCGAACCGGGCGCCGGCTCCGACGCCGCCTCGCTGTCGACCCGGGCGCAGCGCCAGGGCGACCACTACGTGCTCAACGGCGCCAAGGCCTTCATCTCGGGCGG from Achromobacter xylosoxidans includes the following:
- a CDS encoding type II toxin-antitoxin system RatA family toxin, which codes for MHKVQRSVLVPYSAAQMFDLVADVEKYPEFMPWCGGAEVQTRDEHGMQASILISFAGMKQRFTTRNRHVYPDRIDLELVDGPFSSLVGHWEFQPLAEDACKVLFTMEYAFSNRALEMVVGPVFNRIATSFIDSFTKRAQAKYGE
- a CDS encoding RnfH family protein, with protein sequence MGNEACADGRIAVSVCYALPAQVWLRELRLPAGATVADALRESGFAQAFPVVQPWERGVGVFGRVVEAGTPLRDGDRVEIYRGLSFDPKESRRRRAEHRRARTARNGRVRPAGLL